The Sporolituus thermophilus DSM 23256 genome contains the following window.
ACCCAGCCAGGACGAAGCATCTTATCTTGTTTGATCAGCTGGTCCATTTTTTCTAAAACCGCCTTGACGATCGTGCGCCCTACGTCATGTAGTTTATTTTGTAACAGCCGCTCAAATTTCTGAAAATCCATCTCATACAATAAACGCTCAAATTCTTTCTCGTCTTCTCCCAACTTCGAAAGGATAACCTCTTTGATATATCGAATAAATACTGTCATGAAGACATCACCCCTGGGTAATCTTTTTGGATTACTCATCCCGTCGAAGGATGGTGATGTCTTCTTCTTTTTTCTTCCTCAAAAATCCTACAGTAATTTTACACTAACCCCAAATTTACATATAGCAAAAAACCCGCGAAATTCGCGGGTCATGAGACATTTAGGTTTTATATGGTGGAGGCGAGGGGAGTCGAACCCCTGTCCAAAGGCATTGCTACACGGGCTTCTCCGAGCGCAGTCTGTATTTTAAAATTCGCCCCTTTGACGCCTACAGACAGGCTTCGCCGGCGCTATCTCGATAAAGTTTCCCAGTCGGTCCTCCGAGAATTGGACCTCAGGTATCCCGCTAATTGACGCCCTAGCCTAGGCCGCGGGCGAGCGTAGGTAGGACGTTAGCAGACTAAGCTGCTAAAGCGTATTCTTCGTTTGCGTTTACTTTAGGCCCACCGTATTATCGGGCTGATGGAACCCCGGCTCGCTACCCATGCCACAACTACCCCTGTCGAAACCAGTACGCCCCCGTGCTGTGCTGAGGGTGATGGCGACTGTAAACGCAAAGCAAGTATATTTATTTTATTATTAAATTATAACATGCTCCCTAGCACTTAGGCAATTAATATTTTTGTTTTTCCCGCAGCGCCCGGTCCATTTCGCGCTTGGCATCCCGTTCGGCCATATCCTCCCGCTTGTCATAAAGCTTTTTGCCGGTAGCAACAGCCAGTTCAACCTTGGCTTTGCCCCGGGTAAAGTAAATCTTCAGCGGAACAAGGGTAAACCCTTTCTCTTTGGTCTTGCCGATAAGCTTATTTATCTCATACCGATGCAGGAGCAGCTTGCGGGTGCGCAGCGGCTCGTGATTGAAGCGGTTCCCCTGCTCGTAGGGGCTGATGTGCATGTTATGCAGCATGACCTCTGCATTTTCGATGCGGGCATAGCTGTCCTTCAAATTGGCTTTGCCAGCCCGCAGCGATTTAACTTCCGTACCGGTCAGTACAATGCCGGCCTCGTAAGTTTCGTGAATATGAAAGTCATGCCGCGCCTTGCGGTTTTCAGCAACGATTTTAATTTTCGACCCCTTGTCCATAGGCGCCACCTCAGGTAAAGCATCTAGCCGTAAAGTATATGATACACGACAAAACCCGTTTCGTCAATAAACCTATATTTTAAACCGAAACCGCAGGAACAAGAATGCGGAAAGTGGTACCCTGCCCCACCTGACTGTCGACCTCGATCCGCCCCTTATGAGCATTAATAATCGAATAAGCGATGCTAAGCCCCATACCGGTGCGGTTCACTTTTGATGTATAAAAAGGTACCCCGAGGTTGGGCAACTGTTCGGCCGGAATGCCGCAACCGGTATCGGCAATCTCCACACAAACTGCGTTTCCGGCCCTGCCAAGCCGGAGCCCGAGTTTCCCGCCGCCCGGCATTGCTTCGATTGCATTTTGACAAATATTTAATAAAGCTTGCCTGATTTGGTTTTTGTCCAATAAGCATTCGGGCAGCTTTTCATAACAGTAATACTCTATTTCAATGCCATGCAAAAATGCCTGCCGGTCAATCGCGCCAATAATTTCCTCAACGATAGCGCCGAGCGCTTGTTTTTTCGTCACCGGCGGCGTTGGACAGGCCAGTTGCATAAATCCGTCGATGACACTGCTGGCCTGATCGACTTCGGCGATAATGGAAGCCATGCAATCGACAAGTTTTTGGTCGTGATTATATCTTTTCTGCAAAAGCTGGGCATACCCGCGAACCGTAGTTAACGGGTTTTTTATTTCATGGGCCATGCTGGCAGCTATCTGGCCGGCAAACACCAATTTTTCTTTTTCCCGTAATACGCTTTTAGTCTGTTTCAGCTCTTCAATATAGGCCTGTAAGACCTGCTCGGCTTGTTTGCGTTCTTCAATTTCTTGCTTGGCCGCTCCTAACTTATAATAGAGAAGTTTATGGGGTTCTTGCAAGTTGGTGGCAACCATGGCTTTATACGTAAAATAGAACGACGCAAACTTAAAGAGATGACCAAACATATTTGAAAGGCCATAGACATCAACATAAAAAGTAAAACAAAGCTCAGCCATTATTGTTGTTAAAAACACCAGCAGTAAAAACGGCAGTACCGTTGGATGATAATACTTTTTGTGCGACCAGGTCACCTCGAAGGCCAATAACAGAATTACGCAAATGATATATTCGCTTAGCTTCTTAAAAAACGTAAGCCCATGCGAGTCAATAAAACAATCAGGAAATATTTGCCAATAAAAAACGGATAAAAGCAACAAACCCGAAACTGCTGTGTAGGCTGCGAGAACCGCAGTTAGCCGCAGGGGCCGGTAAAAGAAGAGAGGGGCTATTAACAAGGATACGCTTTCGATATATCTGGTGATAACCCAGAGCTGCGTAGCAAGGTTGGCGCCGCCCGAGGCAAAGATACCCATTCCTTTGTAAGCCAAGGCATGGAGTAAATTAAAACCGCCCACAAAACCATAGGCAATGCCGACAAACATAAAATAATTGTTTGTCGCAATTTTATGTGTATTTACCGCAATGATAAAGACACTGAACGCGATGATAACCGAGAATAGCTCGATAAGACTGTGAAATAGCAAGTAGTTTGTAAAACTGATATAGGCCGATAGTAAAATTAACAAAAGTAATGCGGCGCCCGTTTTAGTCGAATTTATTAGCCACTTTGGCGCCGTTGCCACATTTTGTCCGATGGTTATACCGTCTTCCATTTTAGGTCTCCTTAATATCTCCTTTACTAAATATTGCTAATTTTGCATACATTCCCATATTATACCAAAACACTACTGCTCGTCAATTAAAAATGCCCGTAGATTATGCATTATCTACGGGCATTTTTTACACTCCCGTTAGGCGACGGGAATATCTTCGTCCGGTTGGAGAGTGGGCACCTCTACCCGTACCGTGTCAGGATATTTAAGGCCGGTACCGGTATTGAGCATAACCACTTTCTCATGCGGCTTGATCCAACCGTCGGCGAGCAGCTTCTTGGCCGCCGCCAGTGTAGCTGCGCCTTCGGGGCAGATGAAGAGACCTTCTTTGGCCGCAATTTCGGCCTGATCTCTCAGGATTTCTTCATCCGAAACAGCCACCGCGCAGCCGCCCGTATTATATACTGCTTCAAGGACGAGGAAGTCGCCAAGCGCTTTGGGCACCGTGATGCCGAAAGCCACCGTAGACGCGTTGTTCCAGAACTCGGAAGCCGGCTTCTTCTCCTCGTAAGCCTTAACAATAGGCGCACAGCCTGCCGCTTGCACGGCAACCAGCCGCGGCAGTTTTTCGCCGATCCAGCCAATCGCCTGCAGTTCTTTCAGCGCTTTGTAGATGCCGATCAGGCCAACCCCGCCGCCGGTAGGATAAAGGATGACGTCCGGCACTTCCCAATTCATCTGCTCGGCGATTTCCAGGCCCATCGTCTTCTTGCCTTCAATGCGGTACGGCTCTTTCAAAGTGGAAGCATCCATCCAGCCATATTTCGCCACTGCCCGGCCGACAATCTTGCCAGCATCACTGATTAACCCATTGACAAGGTAGAA
Protein-coding sequences here:
- the smpB gene encoding SsrA-binding protein SmpB: MDKGSKIKIVAENRKARHDFHIHETYEAGIVLTGTEVKSLRAGKANLKDSYARIENAEVMLHNMHISPYEQGNRFNHEPLRTRKLLLHRYEINKLIGKTKEKGFTLVPLKIYFTRGKAKVELAVATGKKLYDKREDMAERDAKREMDRALREKQKY
- a CDS encoding MASE3 domain-containing protein is translated as MEDGITIGQNVATAPKWLINSTKTGAALLLLILLSAYISFTNYLLFHSLIELFSVIIAFSVFIIAVNTHKIATNNYFMFVGIAYGFVGGFNLLHALAYKGMGIFASGGANLATQLWVITRYIESVSLLIAPLFFYRPLRLTAVLAAYTAVSGLLLLSVFYWQIFPDCFIDSHGLTFFKKLSEYIICVILLLAFEVTWSHKKYYHPTVLPFLLLVFLTTIMAELCFTFYVDVYGLSNMFGHLFKFASFYFTYKAMVATNLQEPHKLLYYKLGAAKQEIEERKQAEQVLQAYIEELKQTKSVLREKEKLVFAGQIAASMAHEIKNPLTTVRGYAQLLQKRYNHDQKLVDCMASIIAEVDQASSVIDGFMQLACPTPPVTKKQALGAIVEEIIGAIDRQAFLHGIEIEYYCYEKLPECLLDKNQIRQALLNICQNAIEAMPGGGKLGLRLGRAGNAVCVEIADTGCGIPAEQLPNLGVPFYTSKVNRTGMGLSIAYSIINAHKGRIEVDSQVGQGTTFRILVPAVSV
- a CDS encoding threonine synthase, with amino-acid sequence MYMSHLECPKCGATHDPHKLTQLCSCGSPLLVRYDLEKVKANFKKSDLIGRKPDLWRYRELLPLVDEKNKVSLGEGMTPLIHCDTLGNEIGLPNLYLKDEGIIPSGTFKSRGAAVGVSRAKELGVKALAMPTNGNAGAAWAIYCAKAGIKAYIVMPVDAPAITRNECAIAGAQFYLVNGLISDAGKIVGRAVAKYGWMDASTLKEPYRIEGKKTMGLEIAEQMNWEVPDVILYPTGGGVGLIGIYKALKELQAIGWIGEKLPRLVAVQAAGCAPIVKAYEEKKPASEFWNNASTVAFGITVPKALGDFLVLEAVYNTGGCAVAVSDEEILRDQAEIAAKEGLFICPEGAATLAAAKKLLADGWIKPHEKVVMLNTGTGLKYPDTVRVEVPTLQPDEDIPVA